One part of the Streptomyces lydicus genome encodes these proteins:
- a CDS encoding FtsW/RodA/SpoVE family cell cycle protein yields the protein MRRYTPELGTWGKLTARGSVLRRLDWILLLSCLLLSLLGSLLVFSATRNRTELNKGDEYYFFLHHLLNLGIGMALAGATIWLGHRTLRGAVPVLYALSVVLALLVLTPLGATINGSRSWLAIPGGFSLQPAEFAKITIALGMAMILASRVDAGDRPHPDHRTVVQALGLAAVPVLVIMLMPDLGSVMVLGAVILGVLLASGASNRWILGLGGAGVVGCVAIWQLGLLDAYQIARFAAFANPSLDPAGVGYNTNQARIAIGGGGLTGSGLFHGSQTTGQFVPEQQTDFIFTVAGEELGFLGAGLIILLLGVVLWRACRIARESTELYGTVVAAGIIAWFAFQSFENIGMTLGIMPVTGLPLPFVSYGGTSMFAVWIAIGLLQSIRVGRPLSASR from the coding sequence ATCCGGCGCTACACCCCCGAGCTCGGCACCTGGGGCAAACTGACCGCCCGCGGCTCGGTGCTGCGCAGGCTGGACTGGATACTGCTGCTGTCCTGCCTGCTGCTGTCGCTGCTCGGCTCCCTGCTGGTCTTCTCCGCCACCCGCAACCGCACCGAGCTGAACAAGGGCGACGAGTACTACTTCTTCCTGCACCACCTGCTGAACCTCGGCATCGGCATGGCGCTCGCCGGGGCCACCATCTGGCTCGGCCACCGCACCCTGCGCGGCGCCGTCCCGGTCCTGTACGCCCTGTCGGTCGTCCTCGCGCTGCTGGTGCTGACGCCGCTGGGCGCCACCATCAACGGCTCCCGGTCCTGGCTGGCGATCCCCGGCGGCTTCTCGCTGCAGCCCGCCGAGTTCGCCAAGATCACCATTGCGCTCGGCATGGCGATGATCCTGGCGTCCCGGGTCGACGCGGGGGACCGCCCGCACCCCGACCACCGCACCGTCGTCCAAGCCCTCGGTCTGGCCGCCGTCCCGGTCCTCGTCATCATGCTGATGCCGGACCTCGGCTCGGTCATGGTGCTCGGCGCCGTCATCCTCGGCGTCCTGCTCGCCTCCGGCGCGTCCAACCGCTGGATCCTCGGCCTGGGGGGCGCCGGCGTCGTCGGCTGCGTCGCCATCTGGCAGCTCGGCCTGCTCGACGCCTACCAGATCGCCCGCTTCGCCGCGTTCGCCAACCCGAGCCTGGACCCGGCCGGCGTCGGCTACAACACCAACCAGGCCCGGATCGCGATCGGCGGCGGCGGGCTGACCGGTTCCGGCCTTTTTCACGGCAGCCAGACCACCGGCCAGTTCGTCCCCGAGCAGCAGACGGACTTCATCTTCACCGTCGCCGGCGAGGAACTGGGCTTCCTGGGCGCGGGACTGATCATCCTGCTGCTCGGCGTCGTCCTGTGGCGCGCCTGCCGGATCGCCCGCGAGTCCACCGAGCTGTACGGCACGGTCGTGGCCGCCGGCATCATCGCCTGGTTCGCCTTCCAGTCCTTCGAGAACATCGGCATGACGCTCGGCATCATGCCGGTGACCGGCCTGCCGCTGCCGTTCGTCTCCTACGGCGGCACGTCCATGTTCGCGGTCTGGATCGCCATCGGGCTGCTCCAGTCGATCCGCGTCGGACGCCCGCTGTCGGCATCCCGCTGA
- the mrdA gene encoding penicillin-binding protein 2, whose translation MSNLSESRTSRVTVRLIAIQILVFSLLLTLGGRLWYLQIRNGQEYANEARNNHVQQVVDPATRGSILDARGVPLADNQTRLVVSASRTALLKMKDDGKVVLGRLAKVLGMPEKDIRNKVRLCDSKTPQPCWNGSPYQPIPITDKATTQQALQIRERSEDFPGISAEPTAVRRYAAPGNANTAQVLGYLSPVTDEEINKAKNTRSPLLRSDQIGRSGLERQYDDYLRGKAAVTRYEVDNLGRVIGQAKSDKGQAGSSVVTSIDARVQAIAEKQLDQAMKDARKVHDRNTGTNYKADSGAVVVMEAKTGRVVAMASNPSYDPNAWVGGISGKDYAHLTGKDSNYPLLNRAIQGQAAPGSIFKVISTSAAINAGYDFDGHYPCTSSYSIGGQVFKNFEGEGHGDISLGRALEVSCDTVFYRLSHDEWKKDGGDKPKKNANDWFYKTAHQFGLGKETGIDLPNEVKGRVPDRKWKHDFWMANKAGWCEQAKAWPKKKDFGTKLAREGCLEGMKLHAYDSINYAIGQGDTLVTPIQMATIYAALANGGTLHDPTVGKAVVSPDGKHIQMIKPKAHGKLPDTPTTLKQIDSALAGVATRGTAAWRFQGWPQDKIPMHAKTGTAEVYGKQTTSWFATYTKDFTIVMTISQGGTGSGASGPAVRNIYNALYGVDPKGAINPKAALLPKPQASLPKIEGDGTIQAQPIKPYVLPSPSPSGSPQ comes from the coding sequence ATGAGTAACCTCTCCGAAAGCCGGACGTCCCGTGTCACGGTCCGGCTCATCGCGATCCAGATCCTGGTCTTCTCGCTGCTGCTCACCCTCGGCGGCCGCCTCTGGTACCTGCAGATCCGCAACGGCCAGGAGTACGCCAACGAGGCCCGGAACAACCACGTCCAGCAGGTCGTCGACCCCGCCACCCGCGGCTCCATCCTCGACGCCCGCGGAGTGCCGCTCGCCGACAACCAGACCCGCCTGGTCGTCTCCGCGAGCCGCACCGCCCTGCTGAAGATGAAGGACGACGGCAAGGTCGTGCTCGGCCGGCTCGCCAAGGTCCTGGGCATGCCGGAGAAGGACATCCGCAACAAGGTCCGGCTCTGCGACTCCAAGACCCCGCAGCCCTGCTGGAACGGCTCGCCGTACCAGCCGATCCCGATCACCGACAAGGCCACCACCCAGCAGGCGCTGCAGATCCGGGAGCGCTCCGAGGACTTCCCCGGCATCAGCGCCGAACCCACCGCGGTACGCCGCTACGCCGCCCCCGGCAACGCCAACACCGCCCAGGTCCTCGGCTACCTCTCCCCGGTCACCGACGAGGAGATCAACAAAGCCAAGAACACCCGCTCGCCGCTGCTGCGCTCGGACCAGATCGGCCGGTCCGGTCTGGAGCGGCAGTACGACGACTACCTGCGCGGCAAGGCGGCCGTCACCCGCTACGAGGTCGACAACCTCGGCCGGGTCATCGGGCAGGCCAAGAGCGACAAGGGCCAGGCCGGTTCGAGCGTGGTGACCAGCATCGACGCCCGTGTGCAGGCGATAGCGGAAAAGCAGCTGGACCAGGCCATGAAGGACGCCCGTAAGGTCCACGACCGGAACACCGGCACCAACTACAAGGCCGACTCCGGCGCCGTGGTCGTCATGGAGGCCAAGACCGGCCGGGTGGTGGCGATGGCCTCCAACCCGAGCTACGACCCGAACGCCTGGGTCGGCGGGATCTCCGGCAAGGACTACGCCCACCTCACCGGCAAGGACTCCAACTACCCGCTGCTGAACCGCGCCATCCAGGGACAGGCCGCCCCCGGCTCGATCTTCAAGGTCATCTCCACCTCGGCCGCGATCAACGCCGGCTACGACTTCGACGGCCACTACCCCTGCACCAGCTCGTACAGCATCGGCGGCCAGGTCTTCAAGAACTTCGAGGGCGAGGGCCACGGCGACATCAGCCTGGGCCGGGCGCTGGAGGTCTCCTGCGACACCGTCTTCTACCGGCTCTCGCACGACGAGTGGAAGAAGGACGGCGGCGACAAGCCCAAGAAGAACGCCAACGACTGGTTCTACAAGACCGCCCACCAGTTCGGCCTCGGCAAGGAGACCGGCATCGACCTCCCCAACGAGGTCAAGGGCCGGGTCCCCGACCGCAAGTGGAAGCACGACTTCTGGATGGCCAACAAGGCCGGCTGGTGCGAACAGGCCAAGGCGTGGCCCAAGAAGAAGGACTTCGGCACCAAGCTCGCCCGCGAGGGCTGCCTCGAAGGCATGAAGCTGCACGCCTACGACTCGATCAACTACGCCATCGGGCAGGGCGACACCCTCGTCACCCCGATCCAGATGGCGACGATCTACGCCGCGCTCGCCAACGGCGGCACGCTGCACGACCCGACGGTCGGCAAGGCCGTCGTCAGCCCCGACGGCAAGCACATCCAGATGATCAAGCCGAAGGCGCACGGCAAGCTGCCGGACACCCCCACCACGCTCAAGCAGATCGACTCGGCGCTGGCCGGCGTCGCCACCCGGGGTACCGCCGCCTGGCGTTTCCAGGGCTGGCCGCAGGACAAGATCCCGATGCACGCCAAGACGGGTACCGCCGAGGTCTACGGCAAGCAGACGACCTCGTGGTTCGCGACGTACACCAAGGACTTCACGATCGTCATGACGATCTCCCAGGGTGGTACGGGTTCCGGGGCCTCCGGTCCGGCCGTGCGCAACATCTACAACGCCCTGTACGGCGTCGACCCGAAGGGCGCGATCAACCCGAAGGCCGCCCTGCTGCCGAAGCCGCAGGCGTCGCTCCCCAAGATCGAGGGTGACGGCACGATCCAGGCCCAGCCCATCAAGCCGTACGTCCTCCCGTCGCCGTCACCCTCGGGGAGCCCACAGTGA
- the mreD gene encoding rod shape-determining protein MreD, translated as MRINRILLSAPLVVVALVIQVTVLARLQLPGAVPDLLLLVVLGLALVYGHVAGALIGFFAGLLADVAPPSDHAIGRYALVLCVIGYAAGLTKPDSGQHRSATVPLMVVIGAAIGSTLMYAGVGSLVGDTAARHVGLVGLLLSATLYDLLLAPFAVPLVMAVARRTDHEPLVGDGSGSPSGTSGSRDAGYGWLTTGTGLKASRGAMKSVRTGARIGSQRGGLLGKSARDKVGRIKGVKRL; from the coding sequence ATGCGCATCAACCGGATCCTGCTCTCGGCCCCGCTGGTGGTCGTCGCCCTCGTCATCCAGGTCACCGTCCTCGCGCGCCTCCAACTCCCCGGCGCCGTACCGGACCTGCTGCTGCTCGTCGTCCTCGGACTCGCGCTGGTCTACGGGCACGTCGCCGGCGCGCTCATCGGCTTCTTCGCCGGACTGCTGGCCGACGTCGCCCCGCCCTCCGACCACGCCATCGGCCGCTACGCCCTGGTGCTCTGCGTCATCGGCTACGCCGCCGGTCTGACCAAGCCGGACTCCGGCCAGCACCGCTCGGCGACCGTGCCCCTGATGGTCGTCATCGGTGCCGCCATCGGCTCGACGCTGATGTACGCCGGTGTCGGCTCGCTCGTCGGCGACACCGCCGCCCGCCACGTCGGCCTGGTCGGACTGCTGCTCAGCGCCACCCTCTACGACCTGCTGCTGGCCCCCTTCGCCGTACCGCTGGTGATGGCGGTGGCCCGCAGAACGGACCACGAGCCGCTGGTCGGTGACGGCTCCGGCAGCCCGAGCGGCACCTCGGGCAGCCGCGACGCCGGCTACGGCTGGCTCACCACCGGCACCGGCCTCAAGGCCAGCCGCGGCGCCATGAAGTCCGTCCGTACCGGCGCGCGCATCGGCAGCCAGCGCGGCGGACTGCTCGGCAAGTCGGCCCGCGACAAGGTGGGCCGCATCAAGGGGGTCAAGCGCCTGTGA
- a CDS encoding TIGR03960 family B12-binding radical SAM protein codes for MSAESVFPQLEALLPHVQKPIQYVGGELNSTVKPWESCDVRWSLMYPDAYEVGLPNQGVMILYEVLNEQEGVLAERTYSVWPDLEALMREHDVPQFTVDAHRPVRAFDVLGVSFSTELGYTNLLTALDLAGIPLEAKDRTDEDPLILAGGHAAFNPEPIADFLDCAVVGDGEQAVLEITEIIRAWKNEGRPGGRDELLFRLAKTGSVYVPKFYDVEYLADGRISRVVPNRSGVPWRVSKHTVMDLDEWPYPKQPLVPLAETVHERMSVEIFRGCTRGCRFCQAGMITRPVRERSITGIGEMVDKGLKATGFEEVGLLSLSSADHTEIGDIAKGLADRYEEDKIGLSLPSTRVDAFNIDLANELTRNGRRSGLTFAPEGGSERIRKVINKMVSEEDLIRTVSTAYGNGWRQVKLYFMCGLPTETDEDVLQIGDMAVKVIAEGRKVSGQNDIRCTVSIGGFVPKPHTPFQWAPQLSAEETDARLEKLRDKIRGDKKYGRSIGFRYHDGKPGIVEGLLSRGDRRVGAVIRAVYEDGGRFDGWREHFSYDRWMRAAEKALPEFGVDVAWYTTREREYEEVLPWDHLDSGLDKDWLWEDWQDALDETEVEDCRWTPCFDCGVCPQMDTEIQIGPTGKKLLPLTVVK; via the coding sequence ATGTCTGCCGAGTCGGTCTTCCCACAGCTCGAGGCCCTGCTCCCGCATGTGCAGAAGCCCATCCAGTACGTCGGTGGAGAGCTCAATTCCACGGTGAAGCCGTGGGAGAGCTGCGACGTGCGGTGGTCGCTCATGTACCCGGACGCGTACGAGGTCGGCCTGCCCAACCAGGGCGTCATGATCCTCTACGAGGTCCTCAACGAGCAGGAGGGTGTGCTCGCCGAGCGCACCTACAGCGTCTGGCCGGACCTCGAAGCGCTGATGCGCGAGCACGACGTCCCGCAGTTCACCGTCGACGCCCACCGCCCGGTGCGCGCGTTCGACGTGCTCGGCGTCTCGTTCTCCACCGAGCTCGGCTACACCAACCTGCTCACCGCCCTGGACCTCGCCGGCATCCCGCTGGAGGCCAAGGACCGCACCGACGAGGACCCGCTGATCCTCGCCGGCGGCCACGCCGCCTTCAACCCGGAGCCGATCGCGGACTTCCTGGACTGCGCGGTGGTCGGCGACGGCGAGCAGGCGGTGCTGGAGATCACCGAGATCATCCGGGCCTGGAAGAACGAGGGCCGGCCCGGCGGGCGCGACGAGCTGCTGTTCCGGCTCGCGAAGACCGGCAGCGTCTACGTCCCCAAGTTCTACGACGTCGAGTACCTGGCCGACGGCCGGATCTCCCGCGTCGTGCCCAACCGCTCCGGCGTCCCGTGGCGGGTCTCCAAGCACACGGTCATGGACCTCGACGAGTGGCCCTACCCCAAGCAGCCGCTCGTCCCGCTGGCCGAGACCGTCCACGAGCGGATGTCCGTCGAGATCTTCCGTGGCTGCACCCGCGGCTGCCGCTTCTGCCAGGCCGGCATGATCACGCGCCCCGTGCGGGAGCGAAGCATCACCGGCATCGGCGAGATGGTGGACAAGGGCCTGAAGGCCACGGGATTCGAGGAGGTCGGCCTGCTGTCGCTGTCCTCCGCGGACCACACCGAGATCGGTGACATCGCCAAGGGGCTCGCCGACCGGTACGAGGAAGACAAGATCGGCCTGTCGCTGCCGTCGACCCGCGTCGACGCCTTCAACATCGACCTCGCCAACGAGCTGACCCGCAACGGCCGCCGCTCGGGTCTGACCTTCGCGCCCGAGGGCGGCTCGGAGCGGATCCGCAAGGTCATCAACAAGATGGTCTCCGAAGAGGACCTGATCAGGACCGTCTCCACGGCCTACGGCAACGGCTGGCGGCAGGTGAAGCTGTACTTCATGTGCGGTCTGCCGACCGAGACCGACGAGGACGTCCTCCAGATCGGCGACATGGCGGTCAAGGTCATCGCCGAGGGCCGCAAGGTCTCCGGGCAGAACGACATCCGCTGCACGGTCTCCATCGGCGGCTTCGTCCCCAAGCCGCACACCCCGTTCCAGTGGGCGCCGCAGCTGTCCGCGGAGGAGACGGACGCCCGTCTCGAAAAGCTCCGCGACAAGATCCGCGGCGACAAGAAGTACGGCCGCTCCATCGGCTTCCGCTACCACGACGGCAAGCCCGGCATCGTCGAGGGCCTGCTCTCGCGCGGTGACCGCCGGGTGGGCGCGGTGATCCGCGCGGTCTACGAGGACGGCGGCCGCTTCGACGGCTGGCGCGAGCACTTCTCCTACGACCGCTGGATGCGCGCCGCGGAGAAGGCGCTGCCGGAATTCGGCGTGGACGTCGCCTGGTACACCACCCGTGAGCGTGAGTACGAGGAGGTCCTCCCGTGGGACCACCTGGACTCCGGCCTGGACAAGGACTGGCTCTGGGAGGACTGGCAGGACGCCCTCGACGAGACCGAGGTCGAGGACTGCCGCTGGACCCCGTGCTTCGACTGCGGCGTGTGTCCCCAGATGGACACCGAGATCCAGATCGGCCCGACGGGCAAGAAGCTGCTGCCGCTGACCGTCGTCAAGTAG
- a CDS encoding TIGR03936 family radical SAM-associated protein has product MQRIRLRYTKRGRLRFTSHRDFQRAFERALRRAEVPMAYSAGFTPHPKVSYANAAPTGTGSEAEYLEIQLAEHRDPDKLRELLNESLPDGLDVIDSVQAHTSGLADRLQASVWEIRLDGVEVEAAEHAVGAFLAADEVLVERRTKNGIRSFDARAAVARLETSGSEGDRPDGKACAILRLVVRHVTPAVRPDDVLSGLRATADLAPPVPAAVTRLAQGLLDEETGAVTDPLAPDRDAATAAPPTAAGLSAAKAPSGASPAAGEGTA; this is encoded by the coding sequence GTGCAGCGCATCCGACTGCGCTACACCAAGCGCGGCCGCCTCCGGTTCACCAGCCACCGCGACTTCCAGCGCGCTTTCGAGCGGGCGCTGCGCCGCGCCGAGGTCCCCATGGCCTATTCAGCGGGGTTCACCCCGCACCCCAAGGTGTCGTACGCCAACGCCGCCCCGACGGGTACGGGCAGTGAGGCCGAATATCTGGAGATCCAGCTCGCCGAGCACCGCGATCCGGACAAGCTTCGCGAACTGCTCAACGAGTCGCTGCCGGACGGGCTCGATGTGATCGACTCCGTGCAGGCACACACGAGCGGACTGGCCGACCGGCTGCAGGCTTCGGTGTGGGAGATCCGGCTCGACGGCGTCGAGGTCGAGGCGGCCGAGCACGCCGTCGGGGCGTTCCTCGCCGCCGACGAGGTGCTGGTCGAGCGCCGGACGAAAAACGGCATCCGGAGCTTCGACGCGCGGGCCGCAGTGGCGCGTCTGGAGACCTCCGGCAGCGAGGGCGATAGGCCCGACGGCAAAGCCTGTGCGATACTGCGGCTGGTTGTTCGGCATGTGACACCCGCCGTTCGACCCGACGACGTCCTGTCCGGCCTCCGAGCTACGGCCGACCTGGCGCCGCCGGTCCCCGCTGCGGTGACCAGGCTGGCGCAGGGGCTGCTCGATGAGGAGACCGGCGCGGTGACTGACCCGCTAGCGCCCGACCGCGACGCTGCCACGGCCGCCCCACCCAC
- the mreC gene encoding rod shape-determining protein MreC: MRDTRESRLLLVLLVAIAFALITVDIRGGEQSPLDGVRQAAASAFGPVERGVARVVDPVGNAVGAVRDSGHRHSRIAELEHENEALKAKLGSSDRNRSRAAELDKILKTAGTGQYAIKGAQVIAIGSAQGFSWTITIDAGSRDGIARDMTVLNGDGLVGRVTTVGAETSTVLLAADPDFTVGTRMEKTNEIGFANGQGVRSLRVQLLNGRATVKKGDRLVTFGSSRDKPFVPGVPVGRVVKVEPSNGDLTRTLQVRPFVSFSQLDIVGVVVQPPRQDPRDTVLPPAPAKPKPTPTVTVTATPSASASPRS; the protein is encoded by the coding sequence GTGAGGGACACACGAGAGAGCCGGCTGCTGCTGGTGCTGTTGGTCGCGATCGCGTTCGCGCTGATCACGGTCGATATCCGCGGCGGCGAACAGTCCCCGCTCGATGGCGTCCGGCAAGCCGCCGCCTCCGCCTTCGGCCCCGTGGAGCGCGGCGTCGCCCGCGTCGTCGATCCGGTCGGCAACGCCGTGGGTGCCGTACGGGACTCCGGCCACCGGCACAGCCGGATCGCCGAGCTGGAGCACGAGAACGAGGCGCTCAAGGCCAAGCTCGGCTCCTCCGACCGCAACCGCAGCCGCGCCGCCGAGCTCGACAAGATCCTCAAGACCGCCGGCACCGGCCAGTACGCCATCAAGGGCGCCCAGGTCATCGCCATCGGCTCGGCCCAGGGCTTCTCCTGGACCATCACCATCGACGCCGGCAGCCGCGACGGCATCGCCCGCGACATGACCGTGCTCAACGGCGACGGCCTGGTCGGCCGGGTCACCACCGTCGGCGCCGAGACCTCCACGGTGCTGCTGGCCGCCGACCCCGACTTCACCGTCGGCACCCGCATGGAGAAGACCAACGAGATCGGCTTCGCCAACGGGCAGGGGGTCCGCTCGCTGCGCGTCCAGCTGCTCAACGGCCGGGCCACCGTCAAGAAGGGCGACCGGCTGGTCACCTTCGGCTCCAGCCGGGACAAGCCGTTCGTGCCCGGCGTCCCGGTCGGCCGGGTCGTCAAGGTCGAGCCCTCCAACGGCGATCTGACCCGCACCCTCCAGGTCCGTCCCTTCGTCTCCTTCTCCCAGCTCGACATCGTCGGCGTCGTCGTCCAGCCGCCCCGCCAGGACCCGCGCGACACCGTCCTGCCGCCCGCCCCCGCGAAGCCCAAGCCGACACCGACGGTCACCGTCACGGCCACCCCCTCCGCGAGCGCCTCCCCCAGGAGCTGA
- a CDS encoding GNAT family N-acetyltransferase, producing the protein MSPQLIAPTVDVHASFLAAMEEFRAEGADRSPHSNLARELRTWHDRWPSAEGFAAYVGTVGGTSYDERADGVVPSTTLWWVEGDTYLGRIALRHRLTGTLLAYGGHVGYAVRPSARRRGHATAMLRAALPYAHQELGLDPVLVTCDDTNAGSRRVIEACGGVFEDQRAEKLRYWIHARRPTADAHI; encoded by the coding sequence ATGTCACCGCAGCTGATCGCTCCCACCGTCGACGTGCACGCCTCGTTCCTCGCCGCCATGGAGGAATTCCGCGCCGAGGGAGCGGACCGGTCACCGCACTCCAACCTGGCCCGTGAGCTGAGGACTTGGCACGACCGCTGGCCGTCCGCCGAGGGCTTCGCCGCGTACGTCGGCACGGTCGGCGGCACGTCGTACGACGAGCGGGCCGACGGCGTGGTGCCCTCGACCACGCTGTGGTGGGTCGAGGGCGACACCTACCTGGGGCGGATCGCCCTCCGGCACCGGCTGACCGGCACGCTCCTCGCCTACGGTGGCCACGTCGGATACGCGGTACGCCCCTCCGCGCGCCGCCGCGGCCATGCCACCGCGATGCTGCGCGCCGCGCTCCCGTACGCCCATCAGGAACTGGGCCTCGATCCGGTGTTGGTGACCTGCGACGACACCAACGCGGGGTCGCGCAGGGTCATCGAGGCGTGCGGCGGGGTCTTCGAGGACCAGCGGGCCGAGAAGCTGCGCTACTGGATCCACGCCCGGCGGCCGACGGCCGACGCGCACATCTGA
- a CDS encoding ATP-binding protein: MHPQTASVARKPICVAAGARPFLLAAPSRATTPKAARDFVRAVLRRTQLAPLLDTAVLLTSEAVTSSHLRTPRSAEILLRILTAGHGVRISVHDEAPLRLPAQLLPSAAGGPYTAVAGEPETDYGLLLTGHLADDWGTTSFAGLPRSTSLWFELHAPR, encoded by the coding sequence GTGCACCCGCAGACCGCATCCGTCGCCCGTAAGCCCATCTGTGTCGCGGCGGGCGCCCGCCCGTTCCTGCTGGCGGCGCCGAGCAGAGCGACCACCCCCAAAGCCGCCCGCGACTTCGTCCGGGCGGTGCTGCGGCGTACCCAGCTCGCCCCGCTGCTGGACACCGCCGTGCTGCTGACCTCGGAGGCGGTCACCAGCTCCCATCTGCGCACGCCCCGGTCGGCGGAGATCCTGCTGCGGATCCTGACGGCCGGGCACGGCGTGCGGATCAGCGTGCACGACGAGGCGCCCCTGCGGCTGCCCGCGCAGCTCCTGCCGTCGGCCGCGGGGGGCCCGTACACGGCGGTGGCCGGTGAGCCGGAGACCGATTACGGCCTGCTGCTCACCGGCCACCTCGCCGACGACTGGGGTACCACGTCCTTCGCGGGCCTGCCGCGCTCCACGTCGCTGTGGTTCGAGCTCCACGCGCCTCGCTGA
- a CDS encoding CYTH and CHAD domain-containing protein, protein MADTVREIERKYEADNATELPDLADVDRVAAVVELGVEDLDALYYDTPDQRLTAAGITLRRRTGGRDAGWHLKLPAGPGEREEIRAPLSDVPPPELTSLVRARVLGRDLVPVVRLRTRRTVRELRDAAGGPLAEVAVDEVWAWPAAETEQPGAAGAAGRTEARWREIEVELTGGGERDPGLLDDVERALAAVGVRPASAPSKLARALAETGLRPARPEDRTASAAPHRGGGATGRKGSGKAKKRSGRKGAAGDLVLDYVREQLRVIVELDPAVRRDVPDSVHRMRVATRRLRSAFRSYTKVLDREVTAPVGGELKWLAAELGVERDREVLTDRLLTAVAEVPRTLRLGPVDARLRIWSERHRVVSRDRVLAALDGDRYLALLKTLHALLEDPPLRPGAGRPAPGIAARAVLKDYRRLARRVRTALDAPAGRDRDVALHRARKAAKRTRYAAEVARPALGRPAKKFAKRVKRVQQLLGDHQDSVVARDALRELATQAQQAGEGGFTFGLLYGREEARAAERERELPRVWKKASRRKYRAALRP, encoded by the coding sequence ATGGCGGACACCGTGCGGGAGATCGAGCGGAAATACGAAGCCGACAATGCCACCGAGCTGCCCGACCTGGCAGACGTCGACCGGGTCGCCGCCGTGGTGGAACTGGGCGTGGAGGACCTGGACGCCCTCTACTACGACACCCCCGACCAGCGGCTGACCGCGGCCGGCATCACCTTGCGGCGACGTACCGGCGGCCGGGATGCCGGCTGGCATCTGAAGCTGCCGGCCGGGCCCGGCGAGCGCGAGGAGATCCGGGCGCCGCTGTCCGACGTCCCGCCCCCGGAGCTGACGTCGCTCGTCCGCGCACGGGTGCTCGGCCGGGACCTGGTCCCCGTCGTACGGCTGCGGACCCGCCGGACCGTGCGGGAGCTGCGGGACGCCGCGGGCGGGCCGCTCGCCGAGGTCGCGGTGGACGAGGTGTGGGCGTGGCCGGCGGCGGAGACGGAGCAGCCCGGTGCGGCCGGTGCGGCCGGGCGTACCGAGGCGCGCTGGCGCGAGATCGAGGTGGAGCTGACCGGCGGGGGAGAGCGCGATCCGGGTCTGCTGGACGACGTCGAGCGGGCGCTGGCCGCGGTCGGGGTGCGCCCGGCGTCCGCCCCGTCGAAGCTGGCCAGGGCGCTGGCGGAGACCGGTCTGCGGCCCGCCCGCCCCGAGGACCGCACCGCCTCCGCGGCCCCGCACAGGGGCGGCGGAGCCACCGGACGGAAGGGCTCCGGCAAGGCCAAGAAGCGCTCCGGCAGGAAGGGCGCCGCCGGTGACCTGGTCCTGGACTATGTCCGGGAGCAGCTGCGGGTGATCGTCGAACTCGACCCCGCGGTGCGCCGCGACGTCCCCGACTCGGTGCACCGCATGCGCGTCGCCACCCGCCGGCTGCGCAGCGCGTTCCGCTCGTACACCAAGGTCCTCGACCGGGAGGTGACCGCACCGGTCGGCGGCGAACTGAAGTGGCTGGCGGCGGAGCTGGGCGTGGAGCGGGACCGCGAGGTGCTGACCGACCGGCTGCTGACCGCGGTCGCCGAAGTGCCCCGGACCCTGCGGCTGGGCCCGGTCGACGCCCGGCTGCGCATCTGGTCGGAGCGGCACCGGGTGGTGTCCCGGGACCGGGTGCTCGCCGCGCTGGACGGCGACCGCTACCTCGCGCTCCTGAAGACCCTGCACGCCCTCCTGGAGGACCCGCCGCTGCGCCCGGGTGCCGGCCGGCCGGCGCCCGGGATCGCGGCCCGGGCCGTGCTGAAGGACTACCGGCGTCTCGCCCGCCGGGTGCGGACCGCGCTGGACGCCCCCGCGGGCCGGGACCGGGACGTGGCGCTGCACCGCGCCCGCAAGGCCGCCAAGCGGACGCGGTACGCGGCCGAGGTGGCCCGCCCGGCGCTCGGCCGCCCCGCGAAGAAGTTCGCCAAGCGCGTCAAGCGGGTGCAGCAGCTGCTCGGCGACCACCAGGACAGCGTGGTGGCCCGCGACGCCCTGCGGGAGCTGGCGACCCAGGCGCAGCAGGCGGGCGAGGGCGGTTTCACCTTCGGGCTCCTGTACGGCCGTGAGGAGGCCCGGGCCGCGGAGCGGGAGCGGGAGCTGCCGCGGGTGTGGAAGAAGGCTTCGCGGCGCAAGTACCGGGCGGCGCTCCGGCCGTGA